In Hyphomicrobiales bacterium, a single window of DNA contains:
- the cobS gene encoding cobaltochelatase subunit CobS encodes MTSTSNGANGAAPGNPDKMVSVSQLFGFESNMMVPAYSATSEHVPDLDQDYLFNKETTLAILAGFAHNRRVMVTGYHGTGKSTHIEQVAARLNWPCIRINLDSHISRIDLIGKDAIVLKEGKQVTEFREGILPWAYQHNVALVFDEYDAGRPDVMFVIQRILESSGKLTLLDQSRVIRPHPAFRLFATANTVGLGDTTGLYHGTQQINQAQMDRWSVVTVLNYLPHVQEVGIVLAKCKGYDTEKGRKTLANMVRVADLTRNAFMQGDVSTVMSPRTVITWAQNADIFGGDIGLSFRLTFLNKCDELERPIIAEFYQRCFGEELPESAARLAIA; translated from the coding sequence ATGACTTCCACTTCGAATGGCGCCAACGGCGCCGCGCCCGGCAACCCGGACAAGATGGTTTCCGTCTCGCAACTGTTCGGCTTTGAATCGAACATGATGGTGCCGGCCTATTCCGCCACCAGCGAGCACGTTCCGGACCTTGACCAGGACTACCTGTTCAACAAGGAAACGACGCTGGCGATCCTCGCGGGCTTTGCGCACAACCGCCGCGTGATGGTGACGGGCTATCACGGCACCGGCAAGTCCACCCACATCGAGCAGGTGGCGGCGCGGCTGAACTGGCCCTGCATCCGCATCAACCTCGACAGCCACATCAGCCGCATCGATCTCATCGGCAAGGATGCGATCGTGCTGAAGGAAGGCAAGCAGGTCACGGAATTCCGCGAGGGCATCCTGCCCTGGGCCTACCAGCACAACGTGGCGCTGGTGTTCGACGAATATGACGCAGGCCGCCCGGACGTGATGTTCGTGATCCAGCGCATTCTCGAATCCTCGGGCAAGCTGACGCTGCTCGACCAGAGCCGCGTCATCCGCCCCCATCCGGCGTTCCGTCTCTTCGCCACCGCCAACACCGTGGGCCTCGGCGACACCACGGGCCTCTATCATGGCACGCAGCAGATCAACCAGGCGCAGATGGACCGCTGGTCCGTCGTCACCGTGCTCAACTACCTGCCGCATGTGCAGGAAGTCGGCATCGTGCTGGCGAAGTGCAAGGGATATGACACCGAGAAAGGCCGCAAGACGCTGGCCAACATGGTGCGCGTCGCTGATCTCACCCGCAACGCCTTCATGCAGGGCGATGTCTCGACGGTGATGAGCCCGCGCACGGTGATCACCTGGGCGCAGAACGCCGACATCTTCGGTGGTGACATCGGCTTGTCCTTCCGTCTCACCTTCCTCAACAAGTGCGACGAACTGGAACGCCCGATCATCGCCGAGTTCTACCAGCGCTGCTTCGGCGAAGAGCTGCCGGAATCGGCGGCGCGCCTCGCCATCGCCTGA
- a CDS encoding DnaJ domain-containing protein: MKLDSKYFDKIRITPRGSKPEPKAEAKCEWPGCEKPARHKAPKGRGQEGQFHNYCTAHVQEYNKTYNYFAGMTDGSISDYQKASQLGERPTWKLGENAHARAGSTRGTARRFDDPMEILGRARRKPAEQKLGRGLKRNEMQALQTLGLDENATPDDAKAKYKLLVKRLHPDANGGSRANEDTLKAVIHAYDTLRASGFC; encoded by the coding sequence ATGAAACTCGATTCAAAGTATTTCGACAAGATCAGGATCACGCCGCGCGGTTCCAAGCCCGAGCCCAAGGCGGAGGCCAAGTGCGAGTGGCCGGGGTGCGAGAAGCCCGCGCGCCACAAGGCTCCGAAAGGACGCGGCCAGGAGGGGCAGTTCCACAACTACTGCACGGCCCACGTGCAGGAGTATAACAAGACGTACAATTATTTTGCCGGCATGACGGACGGCTCCATTTCCGATTACCAGAAGGCGTCGCAACTGGGCGAGCGGCCTACCTGGAAGCTGGGGGAAAATGCCCATGCCCGCGCCGGTTCCACCCGGGGCACGGCGCGGCGCTTTGATGATCCGATGGAAATCCTCGGCCGCGCGCGGCGCAAGCCCGCCGAGCAGAAGCTGGGCCGCGGCCTGAAGCGCAACGAGATGCAGGCCCTGCAGACCCTGGGCCTCGACGAGAATGCGACGCCCGACGACGCCAAGGCGAAATACAAGCTGCTGGTGAAGCGGCTGCATCCCGATGCCAATGGCGGCAGCCGTGCCAACGAGGACACCCTGAAGGCCGTGATCCACGCTTACGACACGCTTAGGGCCAGCGGCTTCTGCTGA
- a CDS encoding BolA family transcriptional regulator, whose amino-acid sequence MAEKLEQALAPSLLQVIDESHHHEGHSGSRPDGESHFRIRITSAALAGLSRVNQHRKVNEVLADELKERVHALAIEVVAPTG is encoded by the coding sequence ATGGCGGAAAAACTTGAACAGGCCCTCGCGCCCAGTCTGTTGCAGGTGATCGACGAAAGCCATCACCATGAAGGTCATTCCGGCAGCAGGCCCGATGGCGAAAGCCATTTCCGCATCCGCATCACCAGCGCGGCATTGGCGGGGCTCAGCCGCGTCAACCAGCACCGCAAGGTGAATGAGGTGCTGGCGGACGAACTCAAGGAGCGCGTCCACGCCCTGGCGATTGAAGTCGTCGCTCCGACCGGATGA
- a CDS encoding HlyC/CorC family transporter yields the protein MSGEIGYAVLSIFLLIIVAAFFSAAETGLTAASRARLNEIEKRGSTRARTALRLLEAPERLIGALLLGNNLANITSSAVATAALIKMFGDSGAVIASAVMTVVILIFAEVMPKTYAITYPERTSIFVAPLMRVISAVLGPIVLTVEVIVKFTLKIMGANVDDSKNVLSAHEELRGAIDLHHKEETLVKTDKDMLGGILDLKDLEVMDVMVHRTKMVTLDIADPVKDVVTQVLKSGHTRIPFWKDNPDNIIGVLHAKTLFAAIQKVEGDVAKVKLEDILSDPWFVPDTRPLEDQLNAFLRRKSHFAIVVDEYGEVQGLVTLEDIIEEIVGDIKDEFDAVATSVRKSKDGSIIVDGALPLRDLNRAFEWELPDDEATTLAGLVIHEARMIPAVGQTFTFHGFRFEILKKKRQQLTSIRVSKIEGRGGDGEDAGG from the coding sequence ATGAGTGGTGAAATAGGCTACGCCGTTCTCTCCATTTTCCTTCTCATCATCGTTGCCGCCTTCTTTTCGGCCGCAGAAACGGGCCTGACGGCCGCCTCGCGGGCGCGGCTCAACGAAATCGAAAAGCGTGGCAGCACGCGGGCGCGCACGGCGCTGCGCCTGCTGGAAGCACCGGAACGGCTGATCGGCGCGTTGCTGCTTGGCAACAATCTCGCCAACATCACGTCATCGGCGGTGGCGACGGCGGCCCTCATCAAGATGTTCGGCGACAGTGGCGCGGTGATTGCCTCCGCCGTGATGACGGTCGTCATCCTCATTTTCGCGGAGGTGATGCCCAAGACCTATGCCATCACCTATCCGGAGCGGACCTCGATCTTCGTGGCGCCGCTGATGCGGGTGATCTCGGCGGTGCTCGGGCCCATCGTGCTCACGGTCGAGGTGATCGTGAAGTTCACGCTGAAAATCATGGGCGCCAATGTCGATGACAGCAAGAACGTGCTCTCGGCCCACGAGGAATTGCGCGGCGCCATCGACCTTCATCACAAGGAAGAGACCCTGGTGAAGACCGACAAGGACATGCTGGGCGGCATCCTCGACCTCAAGGATCTGGAGGTGATGGACGTCATGGTCCACCGCACCAAGATGGTGACGCTCGATATTGCCGATCCGGTGAAGGACGTGGTGACGCAGGTGCTCAAATCCGGTCACACCCGCATTCCGTTCTGGAAGGACAATCCCGACAACATCATCGGCGTTCTCCACGCCAAGACGCTGTTCGCCGCGATCCAGAAGGTGGAAGGCGATGTGGCCAAGGTGAAGCTGGAGGACATTCTCTCCGACCCGTGGTTCGTGCCCGACACGCGGCCGCTGGAAGATCAGCTCAACGCCTTCCTGCGCCGCAAGTCGCACTTCGCCATTGTCGTCGATGAATATGGCGAGGTGCAGGGCCTCGTCACGCTGGAAGACATCATCGAAGAGATCGTCGGCGACATCAAGGACGAGTTCGATGCGGTGGCGACGAGCGTGCGCAAGTCCAAGGACGGCTCCATCATCGTCGATGGGGCGCTGCCGCTCCGTGATCTCAACCGGGCCTTCGAATGGGAACTGCCCGATGATGAGGCGACGACGCTGGCAGGTCTCGTCATTCACGAGGCGCGGATGATTCCCGCCGTGGGCCAGACCTTCACCTTCCACGGCTTCCGCTTCGAGATCCTGAAGAAGAAGCGCCAGCAGCTCACCTCGATCCGGGTCAGCAAGATCGAAGGGCGGGGCGGTGACGGCGAGGATGCGGGCGGCTGA
- a CDS encoding 3-dehydroquinate synthase → MTDPVQTVAVALGDRSYNILIGEGLLARAGELVKPHLKRPHSVIVTDENVARHHLASLQQALSSAGIASDAIVLPAGEKSKSYATLAELCDKLLAAGVERRDCIIAFGGGVIGDLAGFAASILRRGVNFIQIPTTLLSQVDSSVGGKTGINSPHGKNLIGAFHQPQLVIADLGLLKTLPRRELAAGYAEVVKYGLLGDRAFFDWLDGNVQGLLAGDMTAIRQAVAVSCIAKAKIVAEDETETGVRALLNLGHTFGHALESATGYSQRLLHGESVAIGMVQAFRFSERLGLCAPQTAGRVAAHLKAAGLPIHTSAISGELPGPQGLLELMRQDKKAVAGKLTFILVRAIGEAFIARDVPDGDVLAFLEEDRNNP, encoded by the coding sequence ATGACCGATCCTGTCCAGACCGTCGCGGTGGCGCTTGGCGACCGTTCCTACAACATCCTCATCGGCGAGGGCCTGCTGGCGCGCGCGGGCGAGCTGGTGAAACCGCACCTCAAGCGCCCACACAGTGTCATCGTGACGGACGAAAATGTGGCGCGCCATCATCTGGCAAGCCTGCAACAGGCGCTATCTTCAGCGGGCATCGCCAGTGATGCCATCGTTCTGCCGGCGGGTGAAAAGAGCAAGAGCTATGCGACACTCGCCGAACTCTGCGACAAGCTGCTGGCGGCCGGCGTGGAGCGGCGCGATTGCATCATCGCCTTCGGCGGCGGCGTGATCGGCGACCTCGCCGGATTTGCGGCGTCGATCCTGCGGCGCGGCGTCAACTTCATCCAGATTCCGACGACGCTTCTCTCCCAGGTTGATTCGTCCGTGGGCGGCAAGACGGGCATCAATTCGCCCCATGGCAAAAATCTGATCGGGGCCTTCCACCAGCCGCAACTGGTGATCGCCGACCTTGGCTTGCTGAAAACGCTGCCGCGGCGCGAACTGGCGGCGGGTTATGCTGAAGTGGTGAAGTATGGCCTCCTCGGCGACCGCGCCTTCTTCGACTGGCTGGACGGCAATGTGCAAGGTCTCCTGGCTGGCGACATGACTGCCATACGGCAGGCGGTGGCGGTGAGTTGCATCGCCAAGGCGAAGATCGTCGCCGAAGATGAAACCGAAACCGGCGTGCGGGCGCTCCTCAACCTCGGTCACACCTTTGGTCATGCTCTTGAGTCCGCCACAGGCTATTCGCAGCGCCTGCTGCATGGCGAGTCCGTTGCCATCGGAATGGTGCAGGCCTTCCGCTTCTCCGAACGGCTGGGTCTCTGTGCCCCACAAACGGCGGGGCGCGTGGCGGCGCATCTCAAGGCGGCAGGACTTCCTATCCATACCAGCGCCATTTCCGGCGAACTTCCCGGTCCGCAGGGCCTTCTCGAACTCATGCGCCAGGACAAGAAGGCGGTGGCTGGCAAACTGACGTTCATCCTGGTGCGCGCCATCGGCGAAGCCTTCATCGCGCGTGATGTTCCCGATGGCGACGTGCTTGCCTTTCTAGAAGAGGATCGAAACAATCCATGA
- a CDS encoding shikimate kinase, whose product MAKRSTSKDLESAKTLLRGRPIVLVGLMGAGKTSIGRRLADKMGLPFVDADHEIEAAAGKSIADIFAEHGEAYFRDGERKVIARLIENGEQILATGGGAYMNPETRARIQDGAVCVWLKADLDLLMKRVMKRNDRPLLRTADPEAVMRRLIEERYPVYAQSDITVECRDVQHAQMVNDVLRALARRAEAERSSPQPEVQS is encoded by the coding sequence ATGGCAAAACGTTCCACCAGCAAGGACCTTGAATCCGCGAAGACACTTCTGCGCGGACGGCCGATCGTGCTCGTGGGTCTGATGGGGGCCGGGAAAACCAGCATCGGGCGGCGGCTCGCCGACAAGATGGGGCTTCCCTTCGTCGATGCCGATCATGAAATCGAAGCGGCGGCTGGCAAGTCCATCGCCGACATCTTCGCCGAGCATGGCGAGGCCTATTTCCGCGACGGTGAACGCAAGGTGATCGCCCGCCTGATCGAGAATGGCGAACAGATTCTTGCCACCGGCGGTGGCGCCTACATGAACCCGGAAACGCGGGCGCGCATCCAGGACGGCGCCGTGTGCGTGTGGCTCAAGGCCGATCTTGACCTGCTGATGAAGCGGGTGATGAAGCGCAACGACCGGCCCCTGTTGCGCACTGCCGACCCTGAAGCCGTGATGCGCCGCCTCATCGAGGAACGCTATCCCGTCTATGCCCAATCCGACATTACGGTGGAGTGCCGCGATGTGCAGCATGCCCAGATGGTGAATGACGTGCTGCGCGCTCTGGCCCGCAGGGCAGAGGCGGAGCGCAGTTCGCCGCAACCTGAAGTCCAATCATGA
- a CDS encoding histidine kinase, whose amino-acid sequence MSDFIAHQVIPDFLKFILVVAALVGAVYGGALALATFPPEQSDVIHSLPHEKLRQD is encoded by the coding sequence GTGTCAGATTTCATTGCGCATCAAGTGATTCCCGATTTTCTCAAATTCATTCTGGTGGTCGCCGCCCTCGTGGGTGCGGTGTATGGCGGCGCGCTTGCCCTGGCGACGTTTCCGCCGGAACAATCCGACGTGATCCATTCGTTGCCCCATGAAAAGCTCAGGCAGGACTAG
- a CDS encoding tyrosine recombinase gives MKSSGRTSPPARLPQVGRFLEMMAAERGAARNSLLAYGRDLEDYVQALAKDGATPAIATTQQIRDYLATLEAQGLAPRTAARRLSAIRQFHAFLHSEGFAGGNPAQIIESPRQARTLPGILAPEEIKSLLVTAAAEAAAATGKPALKAWRLHALVSLLAATGLRVSELVGLTRRQLAADTDILTIKGKGGRERIVPLSSGARRVVGDYLALLASQDQPSSWAFPSHGKSGALTRQHFALELKALAARAGIAPARISPHVLRHGFATQLLDHGADLRAVQQMLGHADISTTQVYTHVQASRLVAAVEDFHPLSRKKAAAKTR, from the coding sequence ATGAAAAGCTCAGGCAGGACTAGTCCGCCCGCGCGCCTGCCCCAGGTCGGCCGCTTCCTGGAAATGATGGCGGCGGAGCGCGGTGCCGCACGAAACTCGCTCCTCGCCTACGGCCGGGATCTGGAGGACTATGTGCAGGCGTTGGCCAAGGATGGAGCCACTCCCGCAATCGCCACCACCCAGCAGATCCGTGATTATCTGGCGACACTCGAAGCACAGGGCCTCGCCCCCCGCACGGCGGCGCGGCGTCTGTCTGCCATCCGCCAGTTCCATGCCTTCCTGCACAGCGAAGGCTTTGCCGGCGGCAATCCCGCCCAGATCATCGAAAGTCCCCGGCAGGCGCGGACGCTGCCCGGCATACTCGCTCCCGAAGAAATAAAATCGCTCCTCGTCACCGCGGCGGCGGAAGCGGCAGCGGCAACGGGAAAGCCCGCCCTCAAGGCCTGGCGGCTCCATGCGCTTGTGTCGCTGCTGGCGGCAACGGGCCTTCGCGTCTCGGAACTGGTGGGCCTCACCCGCCGCCAGCTTGCGGCAGACACGGATATCCTCACCATCAAGGGCAAGGGCGGACGCGAACGGATTGTTCCGTTGTCCTCCGGTGCGCGACGGGTGGTGGGTGATTATCTCGCCCTGCTCGCAAGTCAGGACCAGCCCTCATCCTGGGCCTTTCCGTCCCACGGCAAGTCGGGGGCCCTCACGCGGCAGCATTTCGCGCTTGAATTGAAGGCGCTCGCCGCTCGCGCCGGCATAGCCCCCGCGCGCATCTCGCCGCATGTGCTGCGCCACGGCTTTGCCACGCAACTCCTCGACCATGGTGCCGATCTTCGCGCCGTGCAGCAGATGCTGGGCCATGCCGACATTTCGACAACACAGGTCTATACCCACGTCCAGGCATCGCGCCTTGTCGCGGCGGTCGAGGATTTCCACCCCTTGTCCCGCAAGAAGGCCGCAGCCAAGACACGTTGA
- a CDS encoding acetyl-CoA carboxylase carboxyltransferase subunit alpha, translating to MQAFLDFEAPVAELEGKIAELRALAQGDASVSISDEVKSLEKKASKILADLYANLEPWQKSQVARHPDRPHALDYIKSLITDFVPLAGDRKFAEDEAIVGGLGRFRGRGVVVIGQEKGSDTQSRLKHNWGMAKPEGYRKAVRLMETADKFGLPVITLVDTSGAYPGVDAEERGQAEAIARSTDCCLSLGVPLVSLVIGEGGSGGAIAIATGNAVLMLEHAIYSVISPEGAASILWRDAARAKDAAAALKITAQDLKKLGVIDEIVGEPLGGAHRQPDVAIAAGSDAIARALQSLEGVSADVLRTQRREKFLGIGRGL from the coding sequence TTGCAGGCATTTCTCGATTTCGAGGCACCCGTCGCCGAACTGGAAGGAAAGATCGCCGAGCTGCGTGCCCTCGCGCAGGGCGATGCATCCGTTTCGATTTCCGACGAAGTGAAATCGCTGGAGAAGAAGGCTTCGAAAATCCTGGCCGACCTCTACGCCAACCTCGAACCTTGGCAGAAATCGCAGGTGGCGCGCCATCCCGACCGGCCTCATGCGCTCGATTACATCAAGTCGCTGATCACCGATTTCGTGCCCCTGGCCGGCGACCGCAAGTTTGCCGAAGACGAAGCCATCGTGGGCGGCCTCGGGCGCTTCCGCGGCCGTGGCGTCGTGGTGATCGGCCAGGAAAAGGGCAGCGACACCCAGAGCCGCCTCAAGCACAACTGGGGCATGGCCAAGCCGGAAGGCTACCGCAAGGCCGTCCGCCTCATGGAAACAGCCGACAAGTTCGGCCTGCCGGTGATCACGCTCGTGGATACCTCGGGCGCCTATCCGGGTGTCGATGCCGAGGAACGCGGCCAGGCAGAGGCGATTGCGCGCTCCACCGATTGCTGCCTGTCGCTGGGCGTGCCGCTGGTCTCGCTGGTGATCGGCGAAGGCGGCTCGGGCGGTGCCATCGCCATCGCCACGGGCAATGCCGTGCTGATGTTGGAACACGCCATTTACAGCGTGATCTCGCCGGAAGGCGCTGCCTCCATCCTGTGGCGGGATGCCGCGCGCGCGAAAGATGCCGCAGCAGCGCTCAAGATCACGGCCCAGGATCTGAAGAAACTCGGCGTAATAGATGAGATCGTGGGCGAGCCGCTGGGCGGCGCCCACCGCCAGCCCGACGTGGCGATTGCCGCGGGCAGCGATGCCATTGCCCGCGCATTGCAGTCTCTGGAAGGTGTTTCGGCGGATGTGCTGCGCACCCAGCGCCGCGAAAAGTTCCTGGGAATCGGCCGCGGACTATGA
- a CDS encoding Flp family type IVb pilin, which yields MASLTRAWVSFISNECGATAIEYVVIAGALTLAMVPGFYYVSSAITGQMQNLISAVNAGS from the coding sequence ATGGCGTCGCTGACACGTGCATGGGTATCATTCATCAGCAATGAATGCGGTGCGACGGCGATTGAATATGTCGTCATCGCCGGGGCCCTGACGCTGGCGATGGTGCCCGGCTTCTATTACGTGTCGTCGGCGATCACGGGGCAGATGCAGAACCTGATCAGCGCGGTGAACGCTGGCTCATAG
- a CDS encoding multicopper oxidase family protein, producing MPPLSRRTLLGGTASAAAFALLPPARAESAPPSQLRIETRVLEVKGKAATVMGIRDADGRPGVNKLFDGQFRARLTNALAEDTMVHWHGLTPPLNQDGVPMLSGPALKPGESRDYDFAARIAGTHWMHSHVGLQEQLMLAAPLIIRESNAPLVDEQEHVVMLHDFTFRNPQEILAELKAGGGGHAAHGGHAMPGMEDGQDTMAQMDHSAMTMPGMAGMAMVNDITFDAFLANDRTLDDPEVVRAEKAGRMRLRIINGCAASNMWIDLGNLTGELIAVDGHSIQPVKGQRFPLAIAQRADIRLALPQGSGAWPVLFKAEGTAGQSGIVLVSGEGTISKTSDQGEIQPALDLKMEYLLKPLGKVPETAVSKTHMVMLTGGGADYVWGLNGKSSMHDTLFQVREGERHEVMFHNMTGMAHPMHLHGHYFKVVGVGMDRIDGALRDTILVPVGGMVTIQFDADNPGTWPLHCHHMYHMNSGMMGTIAYASAA from the coding sequence ATGCCCCCGCTCTCCCGCCGCACGCTTCTGGGCGGCACCGCTTCGGCGGCAGCCTTCGCCCTGCTCCCCCCTGCACGGGCCGAAAGCGCACCCCCTTCCCAATTGCGGATCGAGACCCGCGTGCTCGAGGTGAAGGGCAAGGCCGCGACGGTGATGGGCATCCGTGATGCCGATGGCCGCCCTGGCGTGAACAAGCTCTTTGACGGGCAATTCCGCGCCCGCCTCACCAATGCCCTGGCCGAGGACACCATGGTGCACTGGCACGGCCTCACGCCACCCCTGAACCAGGACGGCGTTCCCATGCTCTCCGGCCCCGCCCTCAAGCCGGGCGAATCCCGCGACTACGATTTCGCGGCCCGTATCGCGGGAACGCACTGGATGCACTCCCACGTCGGCCTGCAGGAACAACTGATGCTGGCCGCACCGCTGATCATCCGCGAAAGCAATGCACCGCTGGTGGACGAGCAGGAACATGTTGTCATGCTGCATGACTTCACTTTCCGCAATCCGCAGGAGATCCTTGCCGAACTGAAGGCGGGGGGTGGCGGCCATGCTGCTCACGGTGGCCATGCCATGCCGGGCATGGAAGACGGCCAGGACACCATGGCGCAAATGGACCACAGCGCCATGACGATGCCGGGCATGGCTGGCATGGCCATGGTGAACGACATCACCTTTGATGCCTTCCTCGCTAACGACCGCACACTTGATGACCCCGAAGTCGTCCGCGCCGAGAAGGCGGGCCGCATGCGGCTCCGCATCATCAACGGCTGCGCCGCCAGCAACATGTGGATCGACCTCGGCAACCTGACGGGCGAACTCATCGCCGTCGATGGTCATTCCATCCAGCCCGTGAAGGGCCAGCGCTTCCCTCTTGCCATCGCCCAGCGTGCCGACATCCGCCTTGCCCTGCCGCAAGGTTCGGGTGCCTGGCCGGTGCTGTTCAAGGCGGAAGGAACGGCCGGGCAGTCGGGCATCGTCCTTGTCTCTGGCGAGGGCACCATCAGCAAGACCAGCGACCAGGGCGAAATTCAGCCGGCCCTCGACCTGAAGATGGAATATCTCTTGAAGCCTCTGGGCAAGGTGCCGGAGACCGCCGTCTCGAAAACCCACATGGTGATGCTGACGGGCGGTGGCGCCGACTATGTCTGGGGCCTCAACGGCAAGTCATCCATGCACGATACGCTCTTCCAGGTGCGCGAGGGCGAACGCCACGAGGTCATGTTCCACAACATGACCGGCATGGCCCACCCGATGCATCTCCACGGCCACTACTTCAAGGTCGTTGGCGTGGGGATGGACCGCATCGATGGTGCGCTCCGCGACACGATCCTGGTCCCGGTCGGCGGCATGGTGACGATCCAGTTTGACGCCGACAATCCCGGCACATGGCCGCTGCACTGCCACCACATGTATCACATGAATTCCGGCATGATGGGGACGATTGCCTACGCCAGCGCGGCGTGA
- a CDS encoding alpha/beta fold hydrolase, translating into MRKTLVMIPAFGCGREMYDDVAAALGTGVKSVIHVAEQDRFETMAEGLLHAVPGHFTVLGTSMGGRLALEAALAAPERVESLVVIGASAGGVADPAAGLRRSARLRGGELEGVLSEMGDMVSHLPGPRGKATRDAFITMGGRWGRRRWRDNPMRWRTARTAGHGWPESPARRFACGARMTSSRPRRRDSDLPRRCSMDAMLSFPIAGTSRRWNIPPRRR; encoded by the coding sequence ATGCGCAAAACACTGGTGATGATCCCCGCATTCGGCTGCGGACGGGAGATGTATGATGACGTCGCGGCAGCACTCGGCACCGGCGTGAAGTCCGTCATCCACGTGGCCGAACAGGACCGCTTCGAAACCATGGCGGAGGGCCTGCTGCATGCGGTGCCCGGTCATTTCACCGTCCTCGGCACGTCCATGGGCGGGCGGCTGGCGCTGGAGGCGGCGTTGGCGGCGCCGGAACGTGTGGAGAGCCTCGTGGTCATCGGGGCGAGTGCGGGTGGCGTGGCTGATCCGGCTGCCGGACTGCGACGCTCGGCGCGGCTGCGGGGCGGCGAGTTGGAGGGCGTTCTTTCCGAGATGGGAGACATGGTCTCGCATCTTCCGGGGCCACGGGGGAAGGCGACACGGGATGCCTTCATCACCATGGGCGGAAGATGGGGGCGGAGGCGATGGCGCGACAATCCGATGCGCTGGCGCACCGCGCGGACCGCTGGTCACGGGTGGCCGGAATCGCCTGCCCGACGCTTTGCCTGTGGGGCGCGCATGACAAGTTCACGCCCACGGCGGAGGGACAGCGACTTGCCGCGGAGGTGCAGCATGGACGCTATGTTGAGCTTCCCGATTGCGGGCACTTCCCGACGCTGGAATATCCCGCCGAGACGGCGGTGA
- a CDS encoding carbohydrate kinase family protein, translating into MATGPTPERGPPRSGIVLAGTVVLDIVHMIEHWPDEEQIAFIRETIEAPGGPPHNAAAGLVKLGAPFPVTLQCLLGDDAAGETFTRIAGSYGLDTAHIIRVPDQTTDATHVMTSRATGKRTFFFRPGANATMTAEQLLPPDGSGKIYYLGSPGLSSSMDASDGWRQALRAARARRYKTAMELCPVPPDLQREQVRPCLPLLDYFIVNDSEAEAVSGIPVTVDGRFDRSSAERACAMLLSLGVNDLACIHHPHGAVAMRHGGETLFAAAVNVPKSDIVGTVGAGDAFYAGMLFGLHEEWPLSQCLALANASAATSLHSATTSASIRPWRDCLAYAAEKGLRAP; encoded by the coding sequence ATGGCGACCGGTCCCACACCCGAACGCGGGCCCCCGCGCTCCGGAATTGTCCTTGCGGGTACGGTCGTCCTCGACATCGTCCACATGATCGAGCATTGGCCGGACGAAGAGCAGATCGCCTTCATCCGCGAGACCATCGAAGCGCCCGGCGGCCCGCCGCACAATGCGGCCGCCGGTCTGGTGAAGCTGGGCGCGCCCTTTCCCGTCACGCTGCAATGTCTGCTGGGAGATGACGCCGCCGGCGAAACCTTCACCCGCATTGCCGGCAGCTATGGCCTCGACACCGCGCACATCATCCGCGTGCCGGACCAGACGACCGACGCCACCCATGTGATGACCTCGCGCGCCACGGGCAAGCGCACTTTCTTTTTCCGTCCCGGTGCAAACGCCACCATGACGGCGGAACAGCTTCTGCCCCCAGACGGCAGCGGAAAGATCTACTATCTCGGCTCGCCGGGGCTCTCCTCGTCCATGGATGCGAGCGACGGCTGGCGGCAAGCTCTGCGGGCGGCACGCGCGCGCCGATACAAGACCGCCATGGAACTCTGTCCCGTACCGCCGGACCTGCAGCGCGAACAGGTGCGCCCCTGCCTGCCGTTGCTCGACTATTTCATCGTGAATGACAGCGAGGCTGAAGCCGTATCCGGGATACCTGTCACCGTGGACGGGCGCTTCGACAGATCCTCGGCGGAACGCGCCTGCGCAATGCTTCTGAGCCTGGGCGTCAATGATCTCGCCTGCATCCATCACCCCCATGGCGCGGTGGCCATGCGGCATGGAGGCGAAACGCTCTTTGCCGCCGCCGTCAATGTGCCGAAATCCGACATTGTCGGAACGGTCGGCGCAGGAGATGCCTTCTACGCCGGCATGCTGTTCGGCCTGCACGAGGAGTGGCCGCTCTCGCAATGCCTCGCACTCGCCAACGCCAGCGCCGCAACATCCCTCCACTCCGCCACCACCTCCGCCTCAATCAGGCCGTGGAGAGACTGTTTGGCGTACGCGGCGGAAAAGGGATTGCGGGCACCTTAG